GACCCATTAGGCTTAGTCCTTAATTGAACCcatagaaaagaaataaataaatgactatttcccacccaaggtttatatgtaccccctttaactatggaaacaccaaacacccacccatgaccggttagatttaaccaaaccctaacgtctaaaaattttatctccttttataaactttaaaagctaaaatttttccccagcctaagttttaaaaaatcgcaatttcaccctaggttttgaaatctccggcgaccgttccggctctgTTGCCGACCGAAGCACGAAtactttcctcccatttggaggttcgATTCGAAAACGGGaagagagacgaagaacttcgtcggggaagatgaagttcttcgtctccccagacaaagacgaagccgtcgtcttcgtctatCGTCCTCCCACTGGGacgacgatcgtcttcccagacgaagacgacggcttcgtcttcgtctggggagacgaagaacttcgtcttccccgacgaacgattcgagcctccaaatgggaggaaaacattcgccggAAGAAGAGGCTGCTtaccgtcggcaacggagccggaacggtcgccggagatttcaaaaccaaaccctagggtgaaactgctaaaACTTAGGctaaagtttagggggacaaaattagattctattttagtagCAAAAATGAcgcaccgttagggtttggttaaatctaaccggccatgggtgggtgtttggtgtttccatagttacaTTTGCTAAAcctagtcgtttggcctaaataaaataataaaggatTTGCTAGGTTTTGGGTTCTTGACCAAACAAACCCCATTACAGATCTTGAAGCTCTGCTACCAAGACATAATCAAAGACATTGTAATATACTACAAAAAGTCCTCCTATCAGGAGTTGGCAATGTCAGTTGCTACTTGCTAGCTCATACTGGTATAATTATGAGTTAAAATAGAGAAGTTGTttcttttatatgattttaacaGTGGCAGTGGCGGTGGTAACTGGTTAATGTCAAGAAACTCTCTCTTTGATGCAGGCGTGGTATAAATGCAGGACCATTGCAACTGCTCTTttctctttcactttctctgCAAGTAcccatttctttgtttttgattcTCTCgctaaaattttcaactttcttCTTGTTGTATATTCGGGCAAGATGCCATTTTTTTAACAGAGAAGAAGCTGAATTCAATAAAGTTTTGTGTTTTTATGAGTTTAAAAGCTTCAATGTTGACCAGGGTTCCTAAAGAAGAACAGAATCTGAAACGAGTATATTTCTTTTGCCGCTTTAGTCggctctctctctttctctgcGTGTTTCTGATTAACTCTGACTAGGGTTTTGAATGGGGTGTGTATTTATTGCACTAACATCAATGTTTGCTCTTCTTTTGCTGGCTTAATCGACTGCTTCCCGTCAGACTTTTTCACACTGCTTTCAACTTTCTTTATCCGTTTCTCTTCTATTGTCTTCACCTCTTGCTTTTGTGTGTAATTTTGGTACTTCAAGTTCAGTGTTAACTTTGGAAATGGTAGGTCCTCTGCTGGTGTGATCTTTGGGACATGAGTTTGGTAATCCGGGTCTTTGTTTTCACTGTCTTGTTAGGTCTATGACCTCATTTATTGAAGCGGTTCTCTCTTGTTTAGTTCTTTAAAGTTGTTATTAGTTTCATTTGTTAGTGCACACTCATCCTTTCTTTCATGCCTTCTGGGTGGATTCAGCGTCTGAAGGAATATCTTTGAGACGTTTTTGACGTTCCATATATTataggtttcaaattttgtggtTTGGGTGAATCTTCCTTCTGAAGTGATGATTTCGTATATTCTTGGGGATTAgctagtttttctttttttgctttttcgTTCTGTAGTCGTCCCTCTTGCCATTTGATCTTTGGCTTATCTCATTCAGCCGTTAGTGCTATTTATGGAGatcaatttttaagttaaaaattttgttgtaGTGGATGTCTAGTGATTACTTGCTGGTTGTTCAAACGCAATTGTGAGATTAAGGGTATCTGTTTGCTACTTTTGCTATTCTTGTTGAAGAGAAATAGATATGAGTGACAAGGATAAATTTGAGCTAGAAAAGAGGAATGATAATCCTATGAACTGCCATTCTTCTAATATGTCCTCGGACTGGCGAATTAGGAGTGCCAATCTTGCAAATGCGCCTATTAATTTGGTTCCCAGCAATAATTCCATGGCAGTTGGTCCTACTTCTTGTTCGTCTGCCTCCGTGGTAGACTCATTTAACGAAAGCATTTGGCAGAATCCTATCAGTTCACAAAACTTGGGATTTGGTGATTTTGATGTCCAAAACAATTCAAGCACATCAAATGCATTAGGAATTAGAAAAGGCAGTCAGGCTTCTTTGAGAAGTAGTATTGAGAGACCTCTTGATGTGGGATGGAATCCTCCTTCTTCAATGCTGAAAAGAGGCATTTTCTTACCAAGTGTGCCTGGAGTTTTCCCACAGAGCTTATCTCAGTTCCCAGCTGATTCTGCTTTCATTGAGCGAGCTGCCAGGTTTTCATCCTTCACTGATGGAAATTTTACTGATATGATGAACACTTTTGGTGTTCCTGAATCAACGGGTCTATTTTGTAAGGGTGGGGGGATGATGCAAGGGCCACAAGAAATTTTTAGTGGCTGCGGGTTGAAATCCGTATCTGGCGGTCAGTCTCAGAAGAATGAAATCAATGTGGCTGATGTATCTGGAGATCCCTTGTCTGCTGAACATGGGGCTACTGATGGGAGGCCacttaaaaatgaaagaaaaagtgaGAGCCTTGTGAGAGCTCATGAGGAACCCAAACAAGATGTTGGCGGCTCTGGTAATGAGTCTGATGAAGCTGAGTTCGGTGATGGTGGTGGTAATCGTCAGGATCAGCCATCGGCTTTGGACAATACAGTTGGGGAACCTTCTGCCAAAGGCCTTGccacaaagaaaagaaaaaggaatggGCAGGTAGaaaccctttttttaatttttatttaattaataaaaaattgtaacatGTCCCTTCACTTCTTATTTACTAGActaattttttccttctctaGGATACTGAACCTGGTCAAATCAAGGGAGTCCAGTTATCTGGTGAAGGTGCAAACGGTAATGCTGAAAATCAACCGAAAGGGGACCAAAACCCAACTTCAACCACAAACAAGACTGCTGGAAAACATGGAAAACAAGGGTCTCACGCCTCAAATCCACCAAAAGAAGAATATATTCATGTTAGGGCTCGAAGAGGCCAAGCAACAAATAGCCATAGTCTTGCTGAAAGAGTAAAGATTTAATTTGGTAGTTTTTGTTAAATAGAAGCAACCTTTATATTTTGGTGCataagtttgtaaaattatgatttttttgtaGGTGAGAAGGGAAAAGATAAGTGAGAGGATGAAGTTTCTCCAAGACCTTGTACCTGGTTGCAGTAAGGTATATTTGTCAGATTTGATAGCTTTAGGACTTCCATTAAAGCAAATTCTGGGAAgaattttgcattttaattcatttcaaaGAAATCCATTGGTTTTTGCAGGTAACTGGCAAAGCTGTGATGCTAGATGAAATCATTAACTATGTACAATCACTGCAACGGCAGGTTGAGGTAATGGAGTTCTCAATTAATGCATCATAGTTGGCATGTTTGTGCTTTGGCAGCATGAACAATTTATTCCTCAAAGATTCTGATAAATGTATAGGTTGCATTTATTCTGCAGTTGGTGTATTTTGtcatgatttgattttgaatgaaaCAAGAATGGCTTATCTGGTCTTTCTCTTAAGTTTCTTGCTTTTGAGACATTGATAAAATTACAGATAATTCTTTGCAGAAATTACTGTTTCCAAAGACaacattttcagttttaatatatttgctttggaaatcatcaattttcttttttcatatttaatgtGTGTGCTATATCCATTCCTTGCTGTAATACCAGTTTCTGTCAATGAAACTCGCCACAGTAAATCCACAGCTGGATTTTAACATAGAAGAGCTCCTGGCAAAAGATGTAAGTGAATTGGTTCACGATTCAGTATTGCACATTTGCTTGTGTATCCATGGTCTTTAGACTACAATATCTTTTCTATACAGATCCTTCGGTCACGAGCTGGTCCTTCATCTACTTTTGGGGTTTCCGCAGATATGCCTATGGTTTATCCTCCACTACATCCATCTCAGCCAGGACTTATGCCAGCTGCTTGTCCTGGTATGGGAAACTCTCCTGACATACTTCGGAGAACTATTAATTCCCAGTTGACGCCTATGACTGGAGGATTCAAGGATCCAGCACAGGTAAGTCTCCATATATCATCATTAGGGGAATGCTAAACTCCTGATACATGAGGGGGAATCTCAACCTAATTCCTTTCTCCTCTCCCCGCTCCCCCCACCACACTTGAGTGGGGTGGTGAAATGTTTTTgttaattagattatttgaaatttaaatatataccaCAGTTAAAAGTAACAATTTAATGGCAATTACTCCATCTGGCCACCCTTCAGTACTTAAGAGTGAGGCAACTCACATTCTAATTTCATGTGTTTTGATATAGTTACCCAATATGTGGGAGGATGATCTCCACAATGTTGTTCAGATGAGCTATGGAACTGGCCCTCCCCCTGATAGCCAAGATATAAATGGTATAACTTGATACTCTCCTCTATAAGAGTCTTTTGTTTATTCTTGAGCTCACTGGAGAGATGTTCACCGCATTTGCAGGCTCTGTAACTCCAGGTCATTTGAAGGTTGAACTTTGATTATTCTCTGTTGGTCTTACACCACCAGACTATTACAGCATCATATATACTTGCACTCCTATCTGGGAGGCGACGACGAAGCTCACAAGTATTCCTCTTATAAACTTAAATGATGATTAAATGTAGACTATGACCATTTTCCTACTTCAACTGTAATCTGCCAATTGAGATGCCACTGACCTGTTCTTTGAGCTTGATTAATAAGTTCAGAACTAAAGCAGCTGATCACTTCGCGGCGAGGGCCCTCAGATGCATAATGTGGCAGTGACCTTGTTTGTTAgattagttataaataatatatattacatatatgcAAGAAAATATTCATTAGAATAGAATTGCTCCTTGAGCAGAAAATGTCTGGATCCAAGAATGTATAGGTTAATATTCCAAGAGTAGACCAGTAGACAAAACTGGTATCTCATTAGATACAAGTGTAATTTTTACAAGATAGCAGTGTTAAAGCCTTTGGGAGTTAATGTTCTATTCAGAGATGGAAGCTGAatggtaattatatatattgatctCTCTGGATTACATTAATCCATCTGGGTTTCTCATTAAGGAGAAGATCTCCCTGGACTATGAATATGCCAGGTTCATGGAGGACAATAATAGATTCAATATTCATCACTGCAATGCAAATTCTGCACAAGAATATTAATAACCAAAAAACCTTTCACCCTTTACttatggtttaaatttaattttggatttttgatGCTGCCAGTattaaaaatcttcaaattcttggaaaaacaaaatcttatattagttctctgaatatatgcaaatttcaaacttaagtttCCATAATAACCAATTAGGCGATACATGCCAAAAAGTTTTGTTCTAAATTAAGCGTTTTATCATCCCTTCCTATATGATTCTTGttaataattgaagaaaaatggtCTTAACCAATCTTATATAAATAGTCTCTTGTTCAATTATCATCCATTTTTTATCTCCACCATCGTATCTTATCGTGTTATCATTTCCGAATATCCACAACTCTCCATATCCAATTAGAAATTCtgcttcaattattttcaaaaatggaaactTCTTGCAATCAAAGAAACACAATTGGTTAAAACATAGTGTAATAAAACAACTTCATATATCCATTACCCTTCACAATATGAAActtatgttttcaaaaattaaatttatgtttcctaaatattgaaaataagtcaaaatagtttaaaattttgaattttgaataatattctcTTATCAAATGCTTACCTGCTTTACCTGTCTAACTCATGCATTCCCGCCTATTGTTTtcgaaaggccaaaagattcccaccaaggtttgacGCATTATCAAAATCTCACCCGTTaagtattgaaaatttaaatacatactCCTCGTATAATTTcgttaatattttctattattttcttaaattcattaTCCCAAagtgatttttcaaatcaagtgaGCAGAACAACAATTGGAAAAAGCTAACAAGAACACAACAGTAGCGTGGCATAATCTGCAGCTGAACGACCTCCCTGTCCATCATATATTGCAAAATGCTCACATCtagaaattaaaacattatatttgtACTTACCACAATAAATCCAAACCATATACAATataatgattgaaaaaaaaaaagaaacaaaaagacaaaaacaaccTCAAAGTGCCAGGAGAATGGATGCAGcagaattgaattttaaattcgaTTAAAGAGTTATaaccaaaactttttttttaatggaactTGTTAGTGTTGATTGgacaaataaatcttataaacgatttatttttttaatggaacTTGTTACTTGTGGGTCGTATATGATTTTAACAAtgattttgtatttgattttgatttggaaGGGAATTTGAAAGGGCTTTCGACTTGATAAGAAAGTTGGCAAGGGAGTTCATTTTGATTGGACatcagaaataataattttaaattttaaacttaaattaatactgtataaattatttattttatctttttctctagttaataataataatttataaataaatatttaaatatttaaaatttaattcaccTAACTTTGACCATACATCAAACCTTGAGAGAAAATAAAtctttcaacattttatttataagtttaataaaattgcatAACATTCTccgaaattttattaaatatattttcaccttttattaatattaattttattgttaataattatacaaataaaataaaaaatagtcacCAATGACATTCAATCCCAACATACTTAGGCAGGTACAAACTTGATTAGATCTCATTTATAATGGTGAGATTTTGTCATAATTACACTTGGGATAGTGAGACATGAGCATACCGCATCAAAAACCATAATATGATTTGTCAAAATTGGTGTAATTGAGGTTGCGATTTTGACTGAATCATATTAGTTTAGCCGTAACTCTAATCAAATTATGTCATGATACTTTGGTTAAATTACACTTGGAATGATGTGATTTGGTCTAATCATTTTTTCACAAATTCGATTTGGGTTGAACAACATCTTATTAGGTTCGATTTTAATTGAATCACATCATTTTGTGTAAGATTTGATTATAATGACATTTGAAACAATACGattcaagttaaattttataaagttacATTATTATAAGTGTGATTTTAGCCAAATCTCATCATCTTGAATGCAATTTGACTATGATTGCACTTGACCAATACTCTTTCGACCATTTGGAATAACGTAgggcttaatttttatttttctttttcattaaagaTAGGGTTTAATTAGCTCCTgagaaaatagtaatttttaaattgaatatatattacataGATGATATCATCTGTCAAAATTGTATCACTTTAGAGTCAGAATTTTAATGAAAGGTAGgaaattgtttgtttcaaaCTTCATGGATGGCAATGAAATCTGGCAAATCTTTAATATGGTAAGGGAAACTTGGCTATTCGGTTCGGTCAAGTCCACCCGTCTGTTAAATCGGGTCAGTAAAAGTCCGGCTCTGAAAACCTGAATTGCTTGAAACAAGTAAACAACCACGTAGGTTTTAGAAGGGTTTTAAGGCGGCTGCAAAATGTTTCTCGTTTTGGTTTCGGGACATCAGTTTTTCCCATCTCTTCTATGTTTTTTGGCCTGTCTCGTTAATTAAGTTTCTCTTCCCTCTAAAGTTTTACACAGCTTACTAATTACTTCTTTATCATAGTTTATCCAATTTTCTCTTCATTCACAAACTGGGTTCCTCTTTGGTTGTTTATATCCCTTCTTCAACGTTTATTCGTTGAAACATGTGGCGGAACTTAGCCAAAAGAGCTTCTTCTAGGAAGATTAAATTTTCCCCTGGGAAATTTTCTCAAGAATCTACTTTTCTGGAGAATATAAAAACTCCAGAGACTCAAACTCTCTTTAAGGCTTCATACCCACTTCTGGGTTTGCACCTAGTTACTGATTTATCCcctaaaaatcaaaacttggGTCGATTCAGTCACACTCAATCTATCAACCCTTTTAGTCTTTTTAACTGTACAAGAAGTTATGCAAATGTTGCAGAGGCAATTGCTTCAACAGATGGAGAATCAGATATTTCAGGTTCAGAAGAGATGCAAGAATTGATGGAGCAAATCCGCAAAAGGCCAGACAATGTAATGGACTCATCATCTTCGTCGTTTTATAAGCAGCCGAAGAGAATGGTGGGTGGAATGGGTATGCAGAAGTACTACGCGTTAAAGCGTAGGCAAATAAAGATGGAGACCGAAGCATGGGAACAGGCAGCCAAGGAATATCAAGATCTTTTAACGGACATGTGTGAGCAAAGGCTTGCACCCAATTTGCCTTATGTTAAGTCCTTGTTTCTTGGTTGGTTTGAGCCTTTAAGAGATGCAATTGCTAAAGACCAAGAGATTTGCAAGGAGAAAAGGTATATGAATACTTATGCTCCTTATTTTGATAAGTTGCCTGCGGATATGATGGCCGTTATCACTATGCATAAGTTGGTGGGGTTGTTGGTAAGTAATGCAGGAAAGCCTGTCAGGGTGGTACAAGCCGCTTGCCTGATAGGTGAAGCCATTGAACATGAGGTGGGTAAGCtataattttcagatttttagttttccttTTTAATGGATTTTTCATGGAATTTTTCCTTGATACATATGAATCTAAAGTGTGtagttgaaaattgaaattatagcaTTACTCTTTGGTGATTCTTTTAGACTGGGCATGTTATTCTAACGGAAATTTGTATTGGTTCTGGAAGTAGAAACTCATTGGCTGTTTAATCTTGCCAATATGTTGTTCAGGCCCCTCATTGCCTAGGAATTGATTCTTCACATGTATTGCCAGTAGTTGAGTTGGTACCAATTATTAACCTCgacttgaatttattttttactcaaTTCTGATCAGCAAAGTGAATATTAGGCTGTGATTTGGTGATTCCAGAGCAGCAAAGTGGCCAATTTGCTAGTTTGCTCATGAAAGGTCTATGAGGACACACAGCTTTGCTCGATTAAAACCAAAATTCCTTCCCTTTCACATAGCTGGTGGCAAACATCAAAAGTACTTCAATAGgccctttttttcttctttagttaaAGAATTGATGCCCATGCTTTTGACTTAGATGGACTGTGGAAGGAGACAGGGAGAAATGACTTGATTTTCCCACAGAGAACAGGCCTCCACTTGGTTGGATCCAGATCAGCCGTTGCTACCACTACCTGCATTTCTCTTCTGTTTCTTACAATCTCTTTTAAGGTATTAAACACCTCACTGAACATCTTGAAGCCAGAAGCACGATGAACAGAACTGCAGCTAGTTACATATTTGTGGTGCAGCTGAAAAATGTTTATCTCGTGCTCAGTATTTTAATTGCTAGTGTAGAACATTGCAAAGATTCTGCTAATAGAGGCCATTTTTTTTAGTCAGTCAGGTTTTATATGGGGTCTTCAACCTTTACCTGATGCATATATGTCCCTTTTAGAATGAGACGTTTTCATGTCAAGGCCTGTATATGTTGAAGTGAATTTTTGGGGTTTATTCTCAATCGCTCTTTTAACTATAAGAGGAATGGTGTTATCTGCTTGACTTGCCACTAAATTGTTGTTTTGCAATGAAGTTTAGGATTTTCCTTTAAGATGTTTGACAAAAAAAAGGTAATACCTAGCAATAGTTTAGCTCTATCGGAGTGTTTTTTCTTGAAGAAGCCACTTTTCCTTTTTATGCATAGTTTAtagaatattttgattcttttcaATTGTTAAGGTGTGATTAGAAGATTATTTATTCAAACTGTGTACACAGATGTGAGTATTCCTGATTGTCTATATTCTGTCTATGTAAATGAAGTTTGGAGTCAAATCTTTCAGTGAAAGGAATTTATGATAGTAATGATTTATGGTTTTTGCTGTCTCTACAACATGTGCAATTAATTCACTCTAATTAATTTTGGTTATGCATATATCAAAGAGTATATTATTCCAAAAGTATTCTGAAGAGCACCATTGACATTTTTTTGGGTACTGGAGAAATTGACAATAAATTTATGTACAATTATATCTTATGCGGATCAGGCCAGGATACACAAATTCTTggagaagacgaagaagaagatgaatgtAGCAGATAGTAAATCGGGAGATATATCAGAAACTTCCACCGATGAACTAGAGAAAgtaaccaaagaaaaagaaaaattaaggaaGAAGGTTACTAGtttaatgaaaaaacaaaagctGGAGCAAGCAAGGGAAATTGTGAAGCAACAAGATGATTCAAAGCCATGGGGTCAAGATGCTCATGTTAAGGTTTGTGATTTGTAGCTCTATGTTTGCTGCTCATCATTGGTTTTACTCttctttttggttttatgtTCTGATGCTTGCACTTCCCAGGTTGGTTGCCGTTTGATGCAGT
This sequence is a window from Mangifera indica cultivar Alphonso chromosome 5, CATAS_Mindica_2.1, whole genome shotgun sequence. Protein-coding genes within it:
- the LOC123216837 gene encoding transcription factor bHLH49-like isoform X1 yields the protein MSDKDKFELEKRNDNPMNCHSSNMSSDWRIRSANLANAPINLVPSNNSMAVGPTSCSSASVVDSFNESIWQNPISSQNLGFGDFDVQNNSSTSNALGIRKGSQASLRSSIERPLDVGWNPPSSMLKRGIFLPSVPGVFPQSLSQFPADSAFIERAARFSSFTDGNFTDMMNTFGVPESTGLFCKGGGMMQGPQEIFSGCGLKSVSGGQSQKNEINVADVSGDPLSAEHGATDGRPLKNERKSESLVRAHEEPKQDVGGSGNESDEAEFGDGGGNRQDQPSALDNTVGEPSAKGLATKKRKRNGQDTEPGQIKGVQLSGEGANGNAENQPKGDQNPTSTTNKTAGKHGKQGSHASNPPKEEYIHVRARRGQATNSHSLAERVRREKISERMKFLQDLVPGCSKVTGKAVMLDEIINYVQSLQRQVEFLSMKLATVNPQLDFNIEELLAKDILRSRAGPSSTFGVSADMPMVYPPLHPSQPGLMPAACPGMGNSPDILRRTINSQLTPMTGGFKDPAQLPNMWEDDLHNVVQMSYGTGPPPDSQDINGSVTPGHLKVEL
- the LOC123216837 gene encoding transcription factor bHLH49-like isoform X2, encoding MSDKDKFELEKRNDNPMNCHSSNMSSDWRIRSANLANAPINLVPSNNSMAVGPTSCSSASVVDSFNESIWQNPISSQNLGFGDFDVQNNSSTSNALGIRKGSQASLRSSIERPLDVGWNPPSSMLKRGIFLPSVPGVFPQSLSQFPADSAFIERAARFSSFTDGNFTDMMNTFGVPESTGLFCKGGGMMQGPQEIFSGCGLKSVSGGQSQKNEINVADVSGDPLSAEHGATDGRPLKNERKSESLVRAHEEPKQDVGGSGNESDEAEFGDGGGNRQDQPSALDNTVGEPSAKGLATKKRKRNGQDTEPGQIKGVQLSGEGANGNAENQPKGDQNPTSTTNKTAGKHGKQGSHASNPPKEEYIHVRARRGQATNSHSLAERVRREKISERMKFLQDLVPGCSKVTGKAVMLDEIINYVQSLQRQVEFLSMKLATVNPQLDFNIEELLAKDILRSRAGPSSTFGVSADMPMVYPPLHPSQPGLMPAACPGMGNSPDILRRTINSQLTPMTGGFKDPAQLPNMWEDDLHNVVQMSYGTGPPPDSQDINGHLKVEL